A genomic stretch from Sporocytophaga myxococcoides DSM 11118 includes:
- a CDS encoding gliding motility-associated C-terminal domain-containing protein has translation MKKVILFLLFLTIAITGSMAGTVFVVDNNGDGDNGAGYTASDNTNTLRKCIRLANNTGNGGTPHQIVFRLTAGTVIQVNSDLPTINNNGNAGGLVIDATIAPMTGFSGTPLIGIFRNNGQNGNGFNIDGASNVTVRGIAIQNFNVGIRVNNSTGSTLDKNFIGTNLAGTSIAGTTIKTSGIFLDANASNTNITNNVISGCMSVGDGNFYGAINIRPGSHGVKITSNFIGTDATGSNLLGNGTNQPYRQQGIYIDGASTVANPIVISGNVISGNIGNGIWATNTAGLKIVGNHIGTDLAGTKAIGNKAAGIRVDRSNNVTIGGSTVADRNIISGNGGAIDSRPCGPDYCGESCNFNACPTGYDATLQTGIYFSEVTSSKISGNYVGTNETGASTGTGNSLGNFYAGIKLETSSSNVTIGGNTAAEGNVIGGNGFGIYPNNGKAYRGHGIQLNGGSVSNIFVYNNRVGVGPNNEEIGNRQDGISLLGAHDCKIGDAASIADPAGKGNIVGNNSWGIFLQSDFSNNDNSNQARNNSIKGNYLGNDGTALLGNGTRALDDEGAGIGIQHGSNNNVVELNVISGNRDGITFRGQGFGAGIANNSETTSNIIRSNYIGTDQTGKTAMANKNNGILVTEGAQYITIGGTVAGQGNIIAGNTADGIHMEDGDRVKIFNNKIGVEKDGLALANGGDGIELKQSAGTTGGSSNNIIGGVNAGESNTIANNAGNGVVVDGTTSINNSIHHNSFSCNALRGIVLSNGGNNNYAKPTFSGTPTNFTVTGPANSYIEIYEIDACHNCGLDPDKVQGKTLVKSGLSPQSFVPATGKTNKDYTAIVSVNGTTAAHNTSEFTSCVALCIEPKPDITGSAYAFCDNTQNVTFSTPNVSGNTYSWTVTGGLTIVGSSTGSSVTINVGATGGTLSVKELAGACEGIHSRVITVNQRPETPGIVGNISPCENSTGVKYSVPLTAGTTYTWTVPTGVTLVSGQGTNEITVNIGAAATTSGKITVTAKTSSTTCEDLTPSEITLDVKPRPETPGIVGNATPCENTPGLKYNVPATAGTTYTWTVPVGVTIVSGQGTNEITVNIGAASAASGDITVTAKTTSTTCEDLSPSKITLDVKPRPETPGIVGNDAPCENTPGFKYSVTATAGTTYTWTVPGGVTIVSGQGTNEITVNIGSAATASGEITVTAKTTSTTCEDLSPSKITLDVKPRPETPGIVGNAAPCENTPGLKYSVPSTAGTTYTWAVPTGVTIISGQGTNEITVDIGSAATASGEITVTAKTTSTTCEDLSPSKLTLDVKPRPETPGIVGNSTPCENTPGLKYSVPSTAGTTYTWTVPAGVTIVSGQGTNEITVNVGSASTASGDITVAAKTTSTTCEDLSPSKFTLDVKPRPETPGIVGEANPCENSPGLKYSVPLTAGTTYTWVVPTGVTIVSGQGTNEITVDIGTSATASGDITVFATTTSTTCEDLSPSKITLNVNPRPETPGIVGNDAPCENTPGLKYSVTATAGLTYNWTVPAGVTIVSGQGTNEITVNIGPEATASGDITVYASTGSSATACSDLSPSTITLDVQPRPETPTVNGDDEVCENSSGHIYTIPSETGVEYKWTVPAGFTITAGDNTNSITVSVAEGASDGIIKVYLVNSTTKCEDLSPSEFAVKVNPRPVTPGITGSAEVCEDTKGHIYSVPAVSGVDYKWSVPAGFTITSGDNTNSITVSVAAGTTDGVIKAYLVNQQSNCEDLTPSEISIKVNTLPVLTLTPDANEICVGSSTVLKTVVTGGNGAVTYNWTATPGPNPSGESPTVSPADTTIYTLIVTDTKGCSADTQSVQIDVNENPVLVISTTVNDTICKGTSAVLSTNITKGYKPYISLVWTANPAPVPNQDDFNPSVSPTVTTDYTATVTDSKNCKATDAIKITVIDVPEGPLSANVDRSVICNTDTRNIELSATAGTDPKIKPIWYKEGCGLDSVTTGYTVSMAPPDTTTTYYIALKNVCGISECKSVKVKVNKDPKDDLIDAIVSDTSICSAYAGVIELSVDTIYNPDAVINWYMKDKNLNDSLIGHGTPYALPKNPKDTTYYYVNLFVEACLPSPTDSVPVNVIDPKVDAGPNKAGQYIYCKNNDRALILGSVIPTTGVDWKWVPENPAAPLLFDTTRLVSPVNTKAPAEKQKWYLIADNGICEPVVDSMYLTVHDLPVVTLDIPQDTLCSKVEFDAVATAVKGVPNAYVWFTPNSSIPDTSYVMVDHTSPLTKRFTAEVVGRNYFLVTVVDTNNCWAELPAIDSVEIFDHQELVIPNLMTPNHDGKNETYIIRDVNNYDILPGAKLEVYNRWGERVYKNSSYDNSWDAKNVNDGMYYFYLKTGCAKDEYKGWLHIISNNNRHE, from the coding sequence ATGAAAAAAGTTATACTTTTTCTCCTGTTCCTGACTATAGCAATAACAGGTTCCATGGCGGGAACTGTATTTGTGGTAGATAATAATGGAGATGGTGACAATGGAGCCGGCTATACAGCTAGTGACAATACCAATACCTTGAGAAAGTGTATTCGTCTCGCCAATAATACAGGGAACGGAGGAACGCCTCATCAGATTGTATTTAGACTAACTGCCGGGACAGTAATTCAGGTAAACTCTGATCTGCCTACTATCAATAATAATGGTAATGCTGGTGGTTTGGTTATTGATGCAACTATTGCACCTATGACTGGTTTCAGTGGGACACCACTAATTGGGATTTTTAGAAACAATGGTCAAAATGGAAATGGTTTTAATATTGATGGAGCGAGCAATGTAACAGTTAGAGGTATTGCCATTCAAAATTTTAATGTTGGTATCAGGGTAAATAACTCAACAGGTTCAACTCTTGATAAAAACTTCATAGGAACTAACCTTGCCGGTACTTCAATCGCCGGAACTACAATAAAAACAAGTGGTATATTTCTTGATGCAAATGCGTCCAATACAAATATTACTAACAACGTAATATCAGGTTGTATGTCAGTGGGAGATGGAAATTTTTATGGTGCAATTAACATTAGACCAGGTTCTCACGGAGTTAAAATTACCTCAAACTTTATAGGTACGGATGCAACCGGTTCAAATTTACTTGGAAATGGAACCAATCAGCCATACAGACAACAAGGTATTTATATTGATGGTGCTTCAACTGTTGCAAATCCGATAGTAATCAGTGGTAACGTAATCTCGGGTAACATCGGTAATGGTATTTGGGCTACCAATACAGCAGGTCTGAAGATTGTAGGTAACCACATTGGTACAGACTTAGCAGGTACGAAAGCAATCGGTAATAAAGCAGCTGGTATCAGGGTTGACAGATCTAACAACGTAACGATTGGTGGATCTACAGTTGCAGATAGAAATATAATTTCCGGAAACGGAGGTGCAATTGATAGCAGACCTTGCGGACCTGATTATTGTGGTGAGTCATGTAATTTTAATGCTTGTCCTACTGGATATGATGCAACTCTGCAGACTGGGATTTACTTTTCAGAAGTTACATCTTCTAAAATATCAGGTAACTATGTAGGTACAAATGAAACAGGAGCATCTACCGGAACAGGTAATTCACTTGGAAACTTTTATGCAGGTATAAAACTGGAAACAAGTTCTTCCAATGTAACCATCGGAGGGAATACTGCTGCTGAAGGTAACGTGATCGGTGGCAATGGATTTGGTATTTATCCAAACAACGGAAAGGCATATAGAGGCCATGGTATTCAGCTTAATGGAGGATCTGTTAGCAACATCTTTGTTTATAACAACAGAGTGGGAGTTGGTCCAAACAATGAAGAAATTGGAAACCGTCAGGATGGTATATCACTTCTAGGTGCTCATGATTGTAAAATCGGAGACGCTGCTTCAATAGCGGATCCTGCCGGAAAAGGAAATATTGTAGGAAACAACTCATGGGGTATTTTCCTTCAGTCTGATTTCAGCAATAACGATAATAGTAACCAGGCTAGGAACAATTCAATTAAAGGGAATTACCTTGGAAATGATGGTACTGCATTATTAGGTAACGGTACAAGAGCATTAGATGATGAGGGTGCTGGTATTGGTATTCAGCATGGAAGTAATAATAACGTAGTTGAGCTTAACGTCATTTCAGGTAACAGGGATGGGATTACTTTCAGAGGGCAAGGTTTTGGAGCCGGAATCGCTAATAATTCAGAAACTACTTCTAATATAATCAGATCAAATTATATCGGTACTGATCAAACTGGCAAAACTGCCATGGCTAATAAAAACAATGGTATCCTTGTTACAGAAGGTGCACAATATATTACCATTGGTGGGACAGTCGCAGGACAGGGAAATATTATTGCAGGTAATACTGCAGATGGTATTCATATGGAAGATGGTGACAGGGTAAAAATATTCAATAATAAGATCGGTGTAGAAAAAGACGGACTGGCATTAGCAAACGGTGGAGATGGTATTGAGTTGAAGCAAAGCGCAGGTACGACAGGCGGAAGCTCCAATAATATAATTGGTGGTGTTAACGCTGGTGAGTCTAACACAATTGCAAACAATGCCGGAAACGGAGTGGTAGTTGATGGAACAACCTCAATCAATAACTCCATTCACCATAATTCTTTTTCTTGTAATGCGCTAAGAGGTATTGTTCTATCAAACGGTGGTAATAACAATTATGCTAAACCCACATTTTCAGGAACTCCTACAAACTTCACAGTTACAGGTCCGGCAAATTCTTACATTGAAATATATGAAATTGACGCCTGTCATAATTGCGGATTGGATCCTGATAAAGTGCAGGGTAAAACATTAGTAAAATCAGGGCTTTCGCCTCAGTCATTTGTACCAGCAACAGGTAAGACAAATAAAGATTATACAGCTATTGTTTCAGTAAATGGAACAACTGCAGCACATAACACTTCAGAATTTACTTCTTGTGTGGCTCTTTGCATAGAGCCAAAGCCAGATATCACAGGAAGCGCATATGCATTTTGCGATAATACTCAAAATGTAACATTCTCTACACCAAATGTTTCCGGAAATACTTATAGCTGGACTGTTACTGGTGGATTAACTATAGTCGGCTCATCTACCGGAAGTAGCGTTACAATTAATGTAGGGGCAACGGGAGGAACACTTTCCGTTAAAGAGCTAGCTGGGGCTTGTGAAGGTATCCATAGTAGAGTAATTACAGTTAACCAAAGACCTGAAACTCCTGGAATAGTTGGAAATATAAGCCCATGTGAAAATTCGACAGGAGTTAAATATAGTGTTCCTTTGACTGCTGGAACGACATATACCTGGACTGTTCCGACAGGAGTAACATTGGTTTCTGGCCAGGGCACTAATGAAATCACTGTTAATATTGGAGCAGCAGCAACCACTTCTGGGAAAATTACTGTTACTGCTAAAACCAGCAGTACAACTTGTGAGGATTTAACGCCAAGTGAAATTACTCTTGACGTGAAACCTCGCCCTGAAACTCCGGGAATCGTTGGAAATGCTACGCCATGTGAAAATACACCAGGTTTAAAGTATAATGTACCGGCTACAGCAGGTACTACTTACACTTGGACTGTGCCAGTCGGAGTAACGATTGTTTCTGGTCAAGGTACTAATGAAATCACAGTAAACATAGGAGCTGCTTCAGCGGCTTCAGGAGATATTACAGTTACTGCTAAAACTACCAGTACAACATGTGAAGATTTATCTCCAAGTAAAATTACACTTGACGTAAAACCAAGGCCAGAAACTCCAGGGATCGTTGGAAATGATGCTCCATGTGAAAATACACCAGGGTTCAAGTACAGTGTAACAGCAACAGCAGGAACAACATATACCTGGACTGTCCCTGGGGGCGTAACTATTGTTAGTGGTCAAGGTACTAATGAGATTACAGTAAATATAGGATCTGCAGCAACAGCTTCAGGAGAAATTACAGTAACTGCTAAAACTACCAGTACGACTTGTGAAGATTTGTCTCCAAGCAAAATTACACTTGATGTAAAACCACGTCCTGAGACTCCGGGAATTGTTGGAAATGCCGCACCTTGTGAAAATACTCCTGGATTAAAATATAGTGTTCCTTCAACGGCAGGTACAACTTATACCTGGGCTGTTCCAACTGGAGTAACAATTATCTCCGGTCAGGGGACAAATGAAATCACTGTAGATATAGGTTCTGCAGCAACAGCTTCGGGAGAAATTACAGTAACTGCTAAAACTACCAGCACGACTTGTGAAGATTTATCTCCAAGCAAACTTACACTTGATGTAAAACCAAGACCAGAAACTCCTGGTATAGTTGGAAATTCTACTCCTTGCGAAAATACTCCTGGTTTAAAATACAGTGTTCCTTCAACAGCAGGTACAACTTATACCTGGACTGTCCCAGCGGGTGTAACTATAGTATCCGGTCAGGGAACAAATGAAATAACAGTTAATGTAGGATCTGCATCGACAGCCTCAGGTGATATAACAGTTGCAGCGAAAACAACAAGTACTACATGTGAGGATTTGAGCCCAAGCAAGTTCACTCTTGATGTGAAACCAAGACCTGAAACGCCGGGTATCGTAGGAGAAGCTAACCCTTGTGAAAATAGTCCAGGTCTAAAGTATAGTGTTCCATTAACAGCAGGTACAACTTATACCTGGGTAGTACCAACTGGAGTAACAATTGTATCAGGTCAGGGGACAAACGAAATCACTGTTGATATTGGAACTTCTGCTACAGCTTCAGGAGATATCACAGTTTTTGCAACTACGACTTCAACAACTTGTGAGGATTTGTCTCCAAGCAAAATTACGCTTAATGTAAACCCAAGACCTGAAACCCCGGGAATCGTTGGAAATGATGCTCCTTGCGAAAATACACCTGGTTTAAAATATAGTGTTACTGCAACGGCTGGCTTAACTTACAACTGGACTGTCCCTGCAGGAGTAACAATTGTATCAGGTCAGGGCACCAACGAGATAACTGTTAATATTGGTCCGGAAGCAACAGCGTCTGGAGATATCACGGTTTATGCATCTACCGGATCTTCTGCAACAGCTTGCTCCGATCTTTCACCTAGCACTATAACACTTGATGTACAACCAAGACCAGAAACCCCAACAGTTAATGGTGATGATGAAGTTTGCGAAAATAGCAGTGGACATATTTACACTATACCTTCAGAGACAGGTGTAGAATATAAATGGACAGTCCCTGCAGGATTTACAATTACAGCAGGAGATAATACAAATAGCATCACTGTAAGTGTGGCAGAGGGAGCTTCGGATGGAATAATTAAAGTATATCTGGTAAATTCTACAACTAAGTGCGAGGATTTATCCCCAAGTGAATTTGCGGTAAAAGTAAATCCAAGACCAGTAACTCCTGGAATAACAGGAAGTGCTGAGGTCTGTGAAGATACTAAGGGACATATTTATTCAGTTCCTGCTGTAAGCGGAGTTGACTATAAGTGGTCTGTTCCTGCTGGATTTACAATTACCTCTGGAGATAATACAAATAGCATTACAGTAAGTGTTGCAGCTGGCACAACAGATGGCGTGATAAAAGCGTACTTGGTAAATCAGCAAAGTAATTGCGAAGATTTGACCCCAAGCGAAATTAGTATTAAGGTTAATACTCTTCCAGTTCTAACGTTGACTCCTGATGCTAATGAAATATGTGTAGGTTCGTCTACAGTATTAAAAACTGTTGTAACGGGAGGAAATGGTGCAGTTACTTATAATTGGACTGCAACTCCAGGACCGAATCCATCAGGAGAAAGCCCAACAGTGAGTCCTGCTGATACTACAATCTATACTTTAATAGTAACCGATACTAAAGGTTGTTCAGCTGATACACAATCTGTGCAAATTGATGTAAACGAAAATCCTGTTCTTGTAATCTCTACCACTGTTAATGACACTATTTGTAAAGGAACTTCGGCGGTTTTATCTACCAATATAACTAAAGGATATAAACCATATATATCTTTAGTTTGGACAGCAAATCCAGCACCTGTACCAAATCAGGATGATTTTAACCCTTCTGTTAGTCCGACAGTAACAACTGATTATACTGCTACAGTTACAGATTCTAAAAATTGTAAGGCAACAGATGCAATAAAGATTACTGTTATAGATGTTCCGGAAGGACCTCTCTCAGCGAATGTTGACAGATCAGTTATCTGTAATACTGATACCAGAAATATCGAACTATCGGCTACTGCAGGTACCGATCCTAAAATTAAACCAATCTGGTACAAAGAAGGGTGCGGATTGGATTCTGTGACTACTGGATACACGGTTTCCATGGCTCCTCCGGATACAACAACTACCTATTATATAGCATTGAAAAATGTCTGTGGAATATCTGAATGTAAATCTGTAAAAGTAAAAGTCAACAAAGATCCTAAAGATGATCTGATAGATGCAATTGTTTCAGATACTTCAATTTGTAGCGCATATGCTGGAGTGATTGAATTGAGTGTGGATACCATTTATAATCCTGATGCAGTTATAAACTGGTATATGAAGGATAAAAATCTTAACGATAGTTTGATCGGTCACGGAACACCTTATGCTTTACCTAAAAATCCAAAGGATACTACATATTATTATGTAAATCTGTTTGTTGAAGCATGTTTGCCTTCACCAACTGATTCAGTTCCTGTAAATGTAATTGATCCTAAAGTGGATGCCGGACCAAACAAAGCAGGTCAGTATATCTATTGTAAGAATAATGATAGAGCTTTAATTCTTGGAAGCGTTATACCTACCACTGGTGTGGATTGGAAATGGGTGCCAGAAAATCCGGCTGCTCCATTGTTGTTTGATACTACAAGGTTAGTTTCCCCGGTGAATACCAAAGCACCAGCTGAGAAACAAAAATGGTATCTGATTGCGGATAATGGAATATGTGAACCGGTTGTAGATTCAATGTATTTAACGGTTCATGACCTTCCGGTAGTAACACTTGATATTCCTCAGGATACACTTTGTTCCAAAGTAGAGTTTGATGCAGTTGCAACAGCTGTTAAAGGTGTACCTAATGCTTATGTATGGTTCACTCCAAACTCAAGTATTCCTGATACAAGTTATGTAATGGTAGATCATACTAGTCCATTAACGAAGAGATTTACTGCTGAAGTTGTTGGCAGAAACTACTTCCTCGTTACAGTTGTAGATACAAATAACTGCTGGGCTGAATTACCTGCAATAGATTCCGTAGAAATCTTTGATCATCAGGAGCTGGTTATTCCTAACCTGATGACGCCTAACCATGATGGTAAAAATGAAACATACATCATCAGAGACGTAAACAACTATGACATTCTTCCCGGAGCTAAACTTGAAGTTTACAACCGTTGGGGTGAGAGAGTTTACAAAAACTCAAGCTATGATAATAGCTGGGATGCCAAGAATGTCAATGATGGTATGTATTACTTCTACCTGAAGACCGGTTGCGCTAAAGATGAATACAAAGGCTGGCTGCATATTATAAGTAATAATAACAGACATGAGTAA
- a CDS encoding RNA polymerase sigma factor, with translation MGIVTDNNIVEELKSEDSEAYERLYKYYFPTILSFIKRNKGNEADAEDIFQEAVLVLLQKIRQPNFILTSGLKTYLFAIAKNLWLKQLRDKKVISSNNIESWQNDVELPHEASEKSLDQKLSEWLKRITENCQKILIAIFFYKEPMDNLIKKMGWKNKHTGANQQYKCIQQLKKQKAIEEGI, from the coding sequence ATGGGAATTGTTACGGACAATAATATCGTCGAGGAATTAAAGTCGGAAGATAGTGAAGCTTATGAAAGACTATATAAGTATTATTTCCCGACTATCTTATCTTTTATAAAACGTAATAAAGGAAACGAAGCAGATGCTGAAGATATCTTTCAGGAAGCTGTGCTTGTTCTTTTGCAGAAAATAAGGCAACCAAACTTTATTTTGACATCTGGATTAAAGACCTATTTGTTTGCTATCGCAAAAAACCTTTGGTTGAAACAGCTTAGAGATAAAAAAGTAATCTCTTCTAACAATATAGAATCCTGGCAAAATGATGTGGAGTTGCCACATGAAGCATCTGAAAAAAGCTTAGACCAGAAACTTTCAGAATGGCTGAAAAGAATCACAGAAAATTGTCAGAAGATCTTAATTGCTATTTTCTTCTATAAAGAACCCATGGATAATCTAATAAAGAAAATGGGATGGAAAAATAAACATACTGGTGCCAACCAGCAGTACAAATGCATTCAGCAATTGAAAAAACAAAAGGCTATAGAAGAAGGGATTTAA